A DNA window from Guyparkeria halophila contains the following coding sequences:
- the purE gene encoding 5-(carboxyamino)imidazole ribonucleotide mutase: MSAQPLVGVIMGSQSDWETMIHACETLEALGIPFEKDVVSAHRTPDKLFDYADAAVGRGLKVIIAGAGGAAHLPGMVAAKTRLPVLGVPVQSKALSGMDSLLSIVQMPAGVPVGTLAIGRSGAINAALLAAATLATHDEALAERLDAWRERQTQAVLDKPEPGEA, encoded by the coding sequence ATGAGTGCCCAACCGCTGGTCGGCGTGATCATGGGCTCGCAGTCGGACTGGGAGACGATGATCCACGCCTGCGAAACCCTCGAGGCGCTGGGTATTCCCTTCGAGAAAGACGTGGTCTCCGCGCACCGCACCCCCGACAAGCTGTTCGACTACGCCGACGCGGCCGTCGGCCGGGGGTTGAAGGTGATCATCGCCGGGGCCGGCGGCGCGGCGCACCTGCCGGGCATGGTCGCGGCCAAGACGCGGTTGCCGGTGCTGGGCGTGCCGGTGCAGTCCAAGGCGTTGTCGGGGATGGACTCGCTGCTGTCGATCGTGCAGATGCCGGCCGGCGTGCCGGTGGGCACGCTCGCCATCGGCCGCTCCGGCGCGATCAACGCCGCGTTGCTGGCCGCCGCGACCTTGGCGACCCACGACGAAGCGCTGGCCGAGCGACTGGATGCCTGGCGCGAGCGCCAGACCCAGGCGGTGCTCGACAAGCCCGAGCCGGGCGAGGCCTGA
- a CDS encoding SirB2 family protein produces the protein MANASLWIHLHALAAVLSLTGFVVRGVWMLAGSPMLKKKWVKITPHVVDTVLLVSALVAAWLLFWGNGVHPDFLTVKIVGLIVYIGLGLVAMRFGKTRGLRASAWVLAILVFLYVAAVGVANTHPQLQDVLPAMVTGV, from the coding sequence ATGGCCAACGCCTCCCTCTGGATTCACCTGCATGCCCTGGCGGCCGTGCTCTCGCTCACCGGTTTCGTCGTACGCGGTGTCTGGATGCTCGCCGGCTCGCCGATGCTGAAAAAGAAGTGGGTGAAGATCACCCCGCACGTGGTCGACACCGTGCTGCTGGTCAGCGCCCTGGTCGCCGCCTGGCTGCTGTTCTGGGGTAATGGCGTCCACCCCGACTTCCTCACCGTCAAGATCGTCGGCCTGATCGTCTACATCGGCCTGGGCCTGGTAGCGATGCGCTTCGGCAAGACCCGTGGCCTGCGCGCCAGTGCCTGGGTGCTGGCCATCCTGGTCTTCCTGTATGTCGCTGCCGTGGGCGTGGCCAACACGCACCCGCAATTGCAGGACGTCCTGCCCGCCATGGTGACGGGCGTATGA
- a CDS encoding energy-coupling factor ABC transporter permease, whose amino-acid sequence MQLPNHLVSLPIGAIGWLLAIASLIWAVRTAPWPALRAEPMRTHLVLLAVIFLTGMWTLSATLMPGLTLHFLGAATVTLVIGLELTLIAGLIAAILSALLFGQGLAIASWTFLLSAALPAAITYGITRASQRFLPPNFFIYLFIGVFLSAVLGMLVHGGGTALLMMALGLYDADIIWNNYLRILPLIAFPEGVINGMLMTALALVSPQLVISFDDHHYIDGR is encoded by the coding sequence ATGCAGCTACCCAACCACCTGGTCTCTCTGCCGATTGGCGCGATCGGCTGGCTGCTGGCCATTGCCAGCCTGATCTGGGCGGTGCGCACCGCGCCCTGGCCGGCCCTGCGCGCCGAGCCGATGCGCACCCACCTGGTGCTGCTGGCGGTGATCTTCCTGACGGGCATGTGGACGCTCTCGGCCACCCTGATGCCGGGGCTGACCCTGCACTTTCTCGGCGCGGCGACGGTGACGCTGGTCATCGGGCTGGAGCTGACCCTGATCGCCGGCCTGATTGCGGCCATTCTCTCCGCACTGCTGTTCGGCCAGGGCCTGGCGATCGCCAGCTGGACGTTTCTGCTGAGCGCCGCCCTGCCCGCGGCGATCACCTACGGCATCACGCGCGCCTCACAGCGTTTCCTGCCGCCGAATTTCTTCATCTACCTGTTTATCGGCGTGTTCCTCTCCGCGGTGCTGGGCATGCTGGTCCACGGCGGGGGCACCGCGTTGCTGATGATGGCGTTGGGGCTGTACGACGCCGACATCATCTGGAACAACTACCTGCGCATCCTGCCGCTGATCGCCTTCCCCGAAGGGGTAATCAACGGCATGCTCATGACGGCCCTGGCTCTGGTCAGCCCGCAACTGGTGATCTCCTTCGACGACCACCATTACATCGACGGCCGGTGA
- a CDS encoding c-type cytochrome — MKKLIAIAFASGLAAASAQAMAADVKAGKKLYEQSCASCHGQQAQGQGMFPALAGKSADHIVTALGHYKNGNQDALKEMGDLGGSNFAIMAPNAAGLSDGDMENLGAYIETL; from the coding sequence ATGAAAAAACTGATCGCGATCGCTTTCGCCTCGGGTTTGGCCGCTGCCTCCGCGCAGGCCATGGCCGCCGACGTCAAGGCCGGCAAGAAGCTCTACGAGCAGAGCTGCGCCTCCTGCCACGGTCAGCAGGCCCAGGGCCAGGGCATGTTCCCGGCACTGGCCGGCAAGAGCGCTGACCACATCGTCACCGCGCTGGGCCACTACAAGAACGGCAACCAGGACGCCCTCAAGGAAATGGGCGACCTCGGCGGCTCGAACTTCGCCATCATGGCCCCGAACGCGGCCGGCCTGTCCGACGGCGACATGGAGAACCTGGGCGCCTACATCGAGACCCTCTAA
- a CDS encoding ABC transporter permease: protein MELYSLTPFDLALAAGLVLALGVVQVLLGLGLFRTLALNSVRMVLQLLLVGVILEAVFDAATLPWIALIAMVMMALAGYEVVARQKRAIRGWHGYGIGLAAMSATALIVTVLALTFVIETDPWYTPQYAIPLLGMILGNTMTGIGLALNNLTQTAWQSRREIEARLVLGHTVREATAELRSDSMRAGLIPTLNMLAAAGVISLPGMMTGQILAGTPPIEAVKYQILIIFLITAATGFGSLVAVQLGARRLFDARDRLRLDRLRSGR, encoded by the coding sequence ATGGAACTGTATAGCCTGACCCCGTTCGATCTCGCCCTGGCGGCCGGGCTGGTGCTGGCGCTGGGCGTGGTGCAGGTGCTGCTGGGGCTGGGCCTGTTCCGCACCCTGGCGCTCAACAGCGTGCGGATGGTGCTGCAGCTGCTGCTGGTGGGCGTGATCCTCGAGGCGGTGTTCGATGCGGCGACCCTGCCGTGGATCGCGCTGATTGCCATGGTGATGATGGCGCTGGCCGGCTACGAGGTGGTCGCCCGGCAGAAGCGCGCGATCCGGGGCTGGCACGGTTACGGCATCGGCCTGGCGGCGATGAGCGCCACCGCGCTGATCGTCACCGTGCTGGCGTTGACCTTCGTGATCGAGACCGACCCCTGGTACACCCCGCAATACGCCATCCCCCTGCTGGGCATGATCCTGGGCAACACCATGACCGGCATCGGCCTGGCCCTGAACAACCTCACGCAGACGGCCTGGCAGAGCCGCCGCGAGATCGAGGCCCGGCTGGTGCTGGGGCATACGGTGCGCGAGGCGACCGCCGAGCTGCGCTCGGACTCGATGCGTGCCGGGTTGATCCCCACGCTCAACATGCTGGCCGCGGCCGGCGTGATCAGCCTGCCGGGGATGATGACCGGCCAGATCCTCGCCGGCACGCCGCCGATCGAGGCGGTCAAATACCAGATCCTGATTATCTTCCTGATCACGGCGGCGACGGGCTTTGGCTCACTGGTGGCGGTGCAGCTGGGCGCGCGCCGCCTTTTTGATGCGCGTGATCGCCTGCGGCTCGACCGCCTGCGCAGCGGGCGCTGA
- a CDS encoding ABC transporter ATP-binding protein — protein MLFEVKELCGPNVPRVSFALAAGEVLPVRGESGVGKSQMLRALADLSPHEGEISLGGVEQQSIPATDWRRQVALVPAESGWWADTVAEHFPSPPSETWWERLRLRAALWESPVERLSSGERQRLAVLRALALKPRVLLLDEPTANLDRDNAEAMAGLLLDYLRDQGAAAVWISHDPREIDAHGDRWLEMTPEGGVLHGTV, from the coding sequence ATGTTGTTCGAGGTGAAGGAGCTGTGCGGGCCAAACGTGCCGCGGGTCTCGTTCGCGCTTGCCGCCGGCGAGGTGCTGCCGGTGCGGGGTGAGTCGGGCGTGGGCAAGAGCCAGATGCTGCGCGCGCTGGCCGATCTGTCCCCGCACGAGGGCGAGATCAGCCTGGGGGGCGTCGAGCAGCAATCCATCCCGGCGACCGACTGGCGCCGCCAGGTGGCGCTGGTGCCGGCGGAATCCGGCTGGTGGGCCGACACGGTGGCCGAACACTTTCCCTCCCCGCCATCCGAGACCTGGTGGGAACGCCTGCGGCTGCGGGCGGCGTTGTGGGAATCACCGGTCGAGCGGCTGTCCTCCGGTGAGCGTCAGCGACTGGCGGTATTGCGCGCGCTCGCACTCAAGCCGCGCGTGTTGTTGCTCGACGAGCCGACCGCGAATCTCGATCGCGACAACGCCGAGGCGATGGCGGGGCTGCTGCTCGACTACCTGCGCGATCAGGGTGCCGCGGCGGTATGGATCAGTCACGATCCCCGCGAGATCGACGCCCACGGTGATCGGTGGCTGGAAATGACACCTGAGGGAGGGGTGCTGCATGGAACTGTATAG
- a CDS encoding c-type cytochrome: MAQHTPKVDPMSKLVGFVSALVLLAAVFYLVNALFNTAEENALEGQVVEKPASKEEETKTASADEKTQSGGGETSSGGSGGDIAAGKEKYASCAACHGADGKGQGGAFPVLTGIPADEAEKKLAAYRDGDQEYLKSVGLGDRYGTMAPNAANLSDEDIADLAAFIGDEFGGGAGGAADGGDSAGGNGGGAVDGDVAAGKQAYASCAACHGADGNGQGGAFPVLTEMDAADVQKKLTAYREGDQDYLKSVGLGGRYGTMAPNAANLSDEQIANLSVYIADEFGGTNGGGDAAGGDQAKSEGGDTAKEEKPAEPRIVSESVINRGAALYSSCAICHGAEGEGGELFNAPKLAGTGMDQTISLLKIYRKGQEMGPNSYAMIPQATNLTDDDITALGAYIAVMDEENEGAAAE, translated from the coding sequence TCGATCCGATGTCGAAGCTGGTTGGCTTCGTCTCGGCGCTGGTCCTGCTTGCCGCCGTGTTCTATCTCGTGAACGCGCTCTTCAACACCGCGGAAGAGAACGCGCTGGAAGGGCAGGTGGTCGAGAAGCCGGCAAGCAAGGAAGAGGAAACCAAGACTGCCTCGGCAGACGAGAAAACGCAGTCGGGTGGTGGCGAGACGTCTTCTGGCGGTTCCGGTGGCGACATTGCTGCCGGCAAGGAAAAGTACGCTTCCTGTGCCGCGTGTCACGGTGCGGACGGCAAGGGCCAGGGCGGCGCCTTCCCGGTGCTGACCGGCATCCCGGCTGACGAGGCCGAGAAAAAGCTCGCTGCCTACCGCGATGGCGACCAGGAATACCTGAAGTCGGTCGGCCTGGGTGACCGTTACGGCACCATGGCGCCGAACGCGGCCAATCTCTCCGACGAGGACATTGCTGACCTGGCCGCCTTCATCGGCGACGAGTTCGGTGGTGGCGCCGGTGGTGCGGCTGACGGTGGCGACAGCGCTGGCGGCAACGGCGGCGGTGCGGTTGACGGTGACGTCGCGGCCGGCAAGCAGGCTTACGCCTCCTGTGCGGCCTGCCACGGTGCCGACGGCAACGGCCAGGGCGGTGCCTTCCCGGTGCTGACCGAGATGGACGCAGCCGACGTGCAGAAGAAGCTGACCGCCTACCGTGAAGGCGATCAGGACTACCTGAAGTCGGTCGGCCTGGGCGGTCGTTACGGCACCATGGCGCCGAACGCGGCGAACCTCTCGGACGAGCAGATCGCCAACCTGTCGGTCTACATTGCCGACGAGTTCGGTGGCACCAACGGCGGCGGTGACGCGGCTGGTGGTGATCAGGCCAAGTCCGAGGGCGGCGACACCGCCAAGGAAGAGAAGCCGGCCGAGCCGCGTATCGTCAGCGAGTCGGTCATCAACCGCGGTGCGGCGCTGTACTCCTCCTGCGCCATCTGCCACGGCGCCGAAGGCGAGGGTGGCGAGCTGTTCAACGCGCCCAAGCTGGCCGGTACTGGCATGGACCAGACCATCTCTCTGCTGAAGATCTACCGCAAGGGCCAGGAGATGGGTCCGAATTCCTATGCCATGATCCCGCAGGCCACGAACCTGACCGATGACGACATCACGGCGCTGGGTGCCTACATCGCGGTCATGGACGAGGAAAATGAAGGTGCCGCGGCTGAGTAA